From Bradyrhizobium sp. NDS-1, the proteins below share one genomic window:
- the puuE gene encoding allantoinase PuuE: MTDTSYPRDLRGYGRNPPHPQWPGDARIAVQFVVNFEEGGENNILHGDRASEAFLSDVLGAQPWPGQRHANIESMFEYGSRAGFWRLWRMFTARNWPTTVFGVATALKRNPEIVAAMNEAGWDIASHSLKWIEHKDMSEAQERAEIAEAIRVHTEATGSRPLGWYTGRSSINTNRLLMEEGGFLYLCDSYADDLPYWIKGRSGKQLVIPYTLDANDMRFINPQGFSEGEQFFTYLKDAFDVLYAEGESAPKMMSVGLHCRLAGRPGRAAGLIRFLDYIGKHERVWVPTRLQIARHWHDKHAHLAADAFEIG; the protein is encoded by the coding sequence GTGACCGACACAAGCTACCCGCGCGATCTCCGTGGCTATGGCCGCAACCCGCCGCACCCGCAATGGCCCGGCGATGCCCGGATAGCCGTGCAGTTCGTCGTCAATTTCGAGGAAGGCGGCGAGAACAACATTTTGCACGGCGACCGCGCCTCGGAAGCGTTTCTGTCCGACGTGCTCGGCGCGCAGCCCTGGCCGGGTCAGCGCCACGCCAATATCGAATCGATGTTCGAATATGGCTCGCGCGCCGGCTTCTGGCGGCTGTGGCGGATGTTCACCGCGCGCAACTGGCCGACCACGGTGTTCGGCGTCGCTACCGCGTTGAAGCGCAATCCCGAGATCGTCGCTGCCATGAATGAGGCCGGCTGGGATATCGCCAGCCACAGCCTGAAATGGATCGAGCACAAGGACATGTCCGAGGCGCAGGAGCGCGCCGAGATCGCGGAGGCGATCCGCGTCCATACCGAAGCCACCGGCTCGCGCCCCCTCGGCTGGTACACCGGACGCTCCTCGATCAATACTAACCGCCTGCTGATGGAGGAAGGCGGCTTCCTCTATCTCTGCGACTCCTATGCCGACGATCTGCCCTATTGGATCAAGGGCAGGAGCGGCAAGCAGCTCGTCATCCCCTATACGCTCGATGCCAACGACATGCGCTTCATCAACCCGCAGGGCTTTTCCGAAGGCGAGCAGTTCTTCACCTATTTGAAGGATGCCTTCGACGTGCTCTATGCCGAAGGCGAGAGCGCGCCGAAGATGATGTCGGTGGGCCTGCACTGCCGTCTCGCCGGCCGGCCCGGCCGCGCTGCCGGCTTGATCCGCTTCCTGGATTACATCGGCAAGCACGAACGCGTCTGGGTGCCGACGCGATTGCAGATCGCACGGCACTGGCATGACAAGCACGCCCATCTGGCGGCCGACGCATTCGAGATCGGGTGA
- the uraD gene encoding 2-oxo-4-hydroxy-4-carboxy-5-ureidoimidazoline decarboxylase, producing MSQISLADLNASSHVDFVAALANVVEYSPWIAEQLAGKRPFAGINQLHTALMAAIQSAEPDVQLALIRAHPDLANKTQRAAGLTAESTDEQNSAGLDRLSEAEYAAFERVNNAYRDKFGFPYIVCVRRHTKDSVLRDFETRLRNIAKTETRRAIEEIGRISALRLDQLVLADDKLKVHGRLSTHVLDNHVGKPAAGIPIELVELASLGESRVIARAVTNADGRTDQPLIGGRPLPIGRYELRFSVARYYAERNVPLSDPPFLDDIPLRFAIGEPESHYHVPLLVTPWSYSTYRGS from the coding sequence ATGTCGCAGATCTCGCTGGCCGATCTCAATGCATCAAGCCACGTCGATTTTGTCGCGGCGCTCGCCAACGTCGTCGAATACTCGCCGTGGATCGCCGAGCAGCTCGCCGGCAAGCGGCCGTTCGCCGGTATCAACCAGTTGCACACGGCCCTGATGGCGGCGATCCAGAGCGCCGAGCCTGATGTTCAGTTGGCGCTGATAAGGGCGCATCCCGATCTCGCCAACAAGACCCAGCGCGCGGCGGGCCTGACGGCAGAATCGACCGACGAGCAGAACAGTGCCGGCCTCGACCGGTTGTCGGAGGCCGAGTACGCTGCGTTCGAGCGCGTCAACAACGCCTACCGCGACAAGTTCGGCTTCCCCTACATCGTCTGCGTGCGCCGTCACACCAAGGATTCCGTGCTGCGCGACTTCGAGACGCGCTTGCGCAACATCGCAAAGACGGAGACGCGACGCGCGATCGAGGAAATCGGCCGTATCTCCGCGCTACGGCTGGATCAGCTCGTCCTTGCCGACGACAAGTTGAAGGTGCATGGCCGGCTCTCGACCCATGTGCTGGACAATCACGTCGGCAAGCCCGCGGCCGGCATCCCGATCGAGCTGGTGGAGCTCGCGAGCCTCGGCGAGAGCCGCGTCATCGCACGCGCGGTGACCAATGCCGACGGTCGCACCGACCAGCCGTTGATCGGCGGCCGCCCGCTGCCGATCGGCCGCTACGAGCTCAGATTCAGCGTCGCCAGATATTACGCCGAACGCAATGTGCCGCTGTCCGACCCGCCCTTCCTCGACGATATCCCGCTGCGCTTTGCGATCGGCGAGCCGGAAAGCCACTATCACGTTCCCTTGCTGGTCACGCCCTGGAGCTATTCGACCTATCGCGGCAGTTAA